Genomic segment of Primulina tabacum isolate GXHZ01 chromosome 11, ASM2559414v2, whole genome shotgun sequence:
tgaaTCCTGAAAAATGCAGAAAAATCAAGAATTGCAGAGAAAATTTTCATCTTCCATAgacaactaattttttttttttggggtatATCGAATTCAATTAAATGATAGGGAATtgaaattaaaagatatttcaCCCGTAAagcaaatggcatgacaattgAAATGGTAGGTTTATTCTCCATCATTAGTATTCCATAATCATGGCATGAGTTGCCACTACCCCAATTGATGATAATGAtaggaaaaacaagaaaaattgttttttttttatatgcaAGTGAAGGAAGACacacattaaaataataatataacatattaacaTACATAAAATAGCAAGCCCACCCATTGGCGGGCTTCCATTGATGTTGTAGAATTAGAAATAGAAGTAGATGTAGTAGCACCAGTAGCTTGCAAGCCATGGAAATTTTCATTTCTTGTTTCAACATTATCGGATCTGTATACAATTCTGATAATCTTTCAGTAGAGTTTACAAGATTTCATAAATTTTGGGACACAATGAACATTACGAATTCGAATCGAGCAGCATGCATGAcattcatatttatataaaagtAAAATATACACATAAAAGATCACTGTCAATTTAATCTGTTCACTACTCCACGTTGGAGACAGCTTCAGGAAGTTTGCGGATGGGAGCTTTATCCACGCCCTTTCTTGAATATTCCCTCCATCGGCGAGCTGCTGCAGCTGCTCGCGATGCCCTCTCTTTCATTTCCACTTCTGAAGCTAAACCACCACAAAAACCTTATTTTGTTGAACAATCGATTCAAGACCATATACATAGATCATATACATAGACTCAACTATAATTTTTGTTGGAAGGTAAAGAAAGGAACGAAATAAGTTTCCAAGAAAATATGTACTTTTAGAAAGACCTTGGCATTTGGCTACCGGTTGCTAAAGAAATGGTAGAGATTTGAATGTTTCATCGGAAATGCATGGCATGTTTAATCGACGCAAGAGATACAATAGCCATTATATCTTTTTACACTTACCTTGATTCTTATACTTCCTCTCGGGGTTTCCCCAAAGGTTGTCCCAAAATGATTGAGTTTTATCAGAATCTTTCTGCTTCATCATCTTTGTTTTAGCTTGTCCCTACAGAAAAAAATTGCATGGTTGATTGTTTGCTCAATAAACCACTCTCAATACATGTGATTCATTTGTTTTTAAATTCATGAATACCGAGAAAATAAGCATTTCCTATCCAAGAATAGGATGCGGAACAATttttttcattcataaataGTGTCATATCCCTCGTTCAATTTTTAGAATAAAACATTCTGAACTTTGCTGTAGTATTCTCACCAGGATTTTGATTTGTCTCTTTTCCCATCTAGAGCTTGCCTGCACCATTAATCACAGACTAATTAGGTTTAATATATTGAGCAAGATACCATTTTCACAGCAAAAAGTTTCAATGGTTATCTCGATAAGGTAATTTCAACTATTAAGCAACCGGACTGCATTCAAATGACTTGTTTGACATTACCACTCATCTCAAAGCAAATTTTACAGGTTAGATGGACAAATGGTCTTACCATGCGAAATACGTCAACAGAAGCGGAGCCCATTCCGGAGAGCATCAAGGCAACCTGATACACGATTTCCAATTTATAAAATTGGCAATTTATGTAAATCGATGTTCATCACATTTGTCGAAACCAGATACCATCCGAGAAAGAAGATAATTATATCAACAGGTCCAAGCTCAAAATTTCTTGGGAGGTGTTAATTGCTTGATTCTTACATTTACTCTTTCAACTCTTCTCATTTCATCTTCAAGCAATGATAGCTGAGCAGCCGAAGTCCAATGTATACAATCAACTGGGCTGAAATGAAGATAGAAGTACCAGTTATTTTAAAACCTCCTCTCTTTCTAGATACACTCTACTAAAGCAGGAAAACAACTGAAACAAATGGGAAGAGTTATGATAGACCTTGAACCTACCAGCTTTCGACTGCCTGTTGAACAGAGTCCCCTTTCCCGCACTGGTTGTGAACTCTGGCCCTTCCAAAATCTTCCTCTATGCCAAATACACTCGAGCACACATTGGCACAATTCTTGCAACCTGAGAAATGGTTTTAAACAAAGGTATGAAAAGTTGGTTTATTCCCCTCCCTCCAATTTTGTTTTCCTATTTGActttaaaatcaattatagaAACCTAACCGATCTAAATGAAATAAATCGATGATAGCTAAAGTTGCAGACTCTAAACATACCTATGCAGCTGAACTCATCGACAAAGACATGATCCTTTGTGCTCAAATCATCGAAAAAAGGATTAATTGCTGTCAAAGTATATCCATGAATTTCATCATAAACCATTCGCTGCACAGGATCGCTCAAAACCTGAACAGGCACTTCGAAGCATGAATGAGGTCCAAGAACTAGctcaaaattttgaaagagttcgCAGGAAAAGAATTAACCTCGTAAACATCATTTATAAACATACAGAAATTTGTGGTTTCCGGATCATCACCACTCAAGTCTGGATGGCAAGATTTCATGCAATTATAATATGCCTTCTTTATCTGCTCTGGGGTCGCATCTGGAAGCTGGTAAAATACGCCGCCAAAGAAATAAATTATCAAGCATGATATTCAACACACGAAAATATTGAGCAgatacaattttaaataatggACACCAAGTACGCTCGAGTAAATACAAAAAATTAGTGAACCAAAAACTTAAATTAAAGTTCCGGATTAATATTGATACGGATGAAGTCACCATTCTTCAATTAGGATAATTAAAGAACAGAGTTATTTCCAGGATAGTAATCTTTTAAAAATGTAGTGTCGAAAGTAATTCATCGTTCACCGGTCCAAAAAACTACAAATCAAGTCAGGTGATTTtcttaaaattcaaaatgacaGTTACTTCAAGACAGTTACTTTTCCTCCAAATCACAGTAGTTATTTCTTGATTTTGCCTCCAATAATTGAGGAAAAATTCTGCAGATAAAAGACTAATTCCTGGCACGCTTGTGCATTCGTGACTAAAGATACAGCAACAGAACACCACCAAAGCTTCAAATACACTAAATGAATTAAATCAATTTATTCTATTACCAGCCCGAGTAAAGCATAATAATCATCTGCAATATCTTCAAAAGACGCAGATTCCTGATATGTAACCCTCGTCCTGCCATGACTTCCTCTCCTCCCTCCATGTCTGTTCCACTTCACGCTCTGCTTACCCAGCAAAGGGTATCTGTTTGTCGAACAAAAAATCTGAACTGGGTTTTGGAATTTGAGTATATCTGTGCACACTGGTGATAGTAATTGAGCCATCAACACAGCATGCACGTAAGAACTCAAAAAATCTGGATTTTCTTTCCAGAGACAGGGAATGAAAACAATCTGACGTACTTTCTTGGGTTAtcaaagaaaaaatgttttccTCAAAATTTATGCGGAGACAAAAAATCAGAATAAGAAATATAAAATTGGGGAAATGATGAGATGGCAAGATGAAGGCCATTTGTTTCCGCAAGATTCTGGAATGAATATGAATCTTGACAAAATTTAGGCAAGTGGAGTATTTCTGCCTAGCACGCTTTTTGGAGTCCGATTCACGCTTCAGTCCGTTGAAATTTCGCGTCACCCGATAATCATATAAGCTTTGTTTGGTAGCTTAGCTTTGTGCAGGGGGATGGATTGTTGTGGTATTCCGTGAAACTTGTTGACCAAATACGATCTGATTtgaagtttttgccaaaaaatgCGAAGAAAATATAACGATAATGACAATACTTTAAATATTAGTTATTAAATATGCGATATTACATTGACTATTTAAAATGTATaactataaaattttaatacatattattACTCCACTAAATATAACATAATAGCAGATTCCTCGGGTAGAGAAATAAATTTACAGTGATAGTATATTCGAAAGAAAATTCGTTTTGAGGAAATGTAACATctgttttctttcttttaacCAGAGAGGATAGATTACAAATACACCCCATTAATTATGCTCATGTTACCACTAGATCACATGGATTTGACCAAGATAGAAtcaaatcattaacaaaattcaaaattgttTCGTAAAAATCACAACCATAATCATCATCCAAACCTTACACAAATTGTGAACCAATTCCACCTTCCATTGAAAGACTAAACCAGAggtttttttggaactactgtTAAACCTACGCACCTTTTTGGCTTTGAGCTTAATGATTTATAGATGGAAGAAGGGATCACCAAGTAAAACCAACACCAACGAATTGAAATCATAGAGGACTTTTTGTCAATTGACGCAATGCCATTACACCAAATTATGATGTCGGGTTCCTTAACAGAGCAAAATTAGGGATGCCAACCAGAAATTCAACCAAATTGATCTGATCGAAAGAGTACATAAGATATATGGTGAAATAGTTGAAGAAATAAAAAGATTTCTAACAGCAAAAAAGAAGCATATGAAGATGAAAAATTGCACAACTAATACGCATTTGGCAACCCAACATACATTCTCAAATTAGGTTGCTATGTTGGACGCTTTGTTGAGGATAACACCTTCATATTTCACTTGGAACCACTTCATTGCGTCCTCCTTCGTGACCCTGTGTTGGATCCCAACACGAGACTTG
This window contains:
- the LOC142517855 gene encoding chaperone protein dnaJ C76, chloroplastic-like; protein product: MAQLLSPVCTDILKFQNPVQIFCSTNRYPLLGKQSVKWNRHGGRRGSHGRTRVTYQESASFEDIADDYYALLGLLPDATPEQIKKAYYNCMKSCHPDLSGDDPETTNFCMFINDVYEVLSDPVQRMVYDEIHGYTLTAINPFFDDLSTKDHVFVDEFSCIGCKNCANVCSSVFGIEEDFGRARVHNQCGKGDSVQQAVESCPVDCIHWTSAAQLSLLEDEMRRVERVNVALMLSGMGSASVDVFRMASSRWEKRQIKILGQAKTKMMKQKDSDKTQSFWDNLWGNPERKYKNQASEVEMKERASRAAAAARRWREYSRKGVDKAPIRKLPEAVSNVE